Within Dysosmobacter sp. Marseille-Q4140, the genomic segment GCTGGATCAGAAGCGGTACACCGGCCTGGGGTATATCGGCGGCATCTACGACGGGCCCAATGGCCGCATCGGTGCCCACCGCCTGGCAGCCATCCAGCGTATCCTGGAGGAGCGCGGCCAGTACGATCCCCGCACCTTCCATGTGGGGGAGATCAGCCGGGAGAGCGGCTATGCACTGGCCAAGAAGGCCGTGGAGGAACATGCTCTGGCTGAGGCCATACTGCTGGGCAGCGACGAGGTGGCTGAGGGCGCTCTGGAGGCTTTCCGGGAGCTGGGCATCCGTGTGCCGAAAGATGTGGCGGTCATTATTTATCAGGATATTCAGACTTTGGAGAGCAAGTGGCCCACCGGCACCTGTCTGGAGATGTTCCCGGACTATGTGTGGGAAAACGCCCTGGAGCTGCTGTTCGGGCGAATCAGCCAGCGCCGCTCTCAGGCGGTCACCGTCACAGTGCCTACCCACCTGAAGATCGGCGACACCGCCTGATCTCCTACAATGGTTATAAGAGGAATTTCCTCTGTAACAGATACATTCTAAATCAAAGGCAAAATACAGCAAACATCGAGGAGGATTAAAGTATGAAAAAAGCACTTTCTCTCCTGCTGGCCGGCGTGATGTGCATTGGCCTGTTGGCCGGCTGCGGCGGTCAGAACACGGAGGACACCCAGGGCTCCGGCAGCACGCCGGACACCAGCAGCACCCAGGAGAGCGGGAACAAGACTATCGATACCCTGCGCATCGCCTTTGTCCCCTCTCGGGAGCCGGAGGAGATCATCACCGCCACCGAACCCCTGAAGCAGATGCTCACCGATGAGCTGGCTAAGCTGGGCTACGACGTGGGCGAGGTGGACATCACCGTGGGTACCAGCTACGAGGCGGTTGGCGAGGCCCTGGCCGCCGGCACTGCCGATGTGGGCCTGATCCCCGGCGGCACCTACGTGCTCTACGACGACGGCTGTGATGTGCTGCTCACCGCCACCCGGGATGGCCTGTCCATCGATTCCGACAACGCCAAGGATTGGAACGATAACGCCCCCACCGAGCCCACCACTGAGCAGGTCACCAGCTACCGGGCCCTGATGATCGCCGGCCCCTCTGAGAAGGGCAAGGAGCTGGCCGCCAAGGTCAACGCCGGTGAGGAACTTACTTGGGAAGATGTGAGCAGCGCCAACTGGAGCGTGGCAAACTCTTCCTCCCCCGCCGGGTACATCTACCCCTCCCTGTGGCTCCAGGAGAACTTTGGGAAGAACATCACCGACCTGCCCCACGCAGTGCAGTCTGACTCCTATGGCAGCGCCTTCGCTCGTCTGGCATCCGGCCAGGTGGACATCGTCTGCACCTACGCCGACGCCCGCCGGGACTATGAGGACGAGTGGACCGGCGAGTACGGCATGACCAACAGCATCTGGGACGACACCGCTGTGGTGGGCGTCACTCCCGCCATCTACAACGACACCATCAGCGTCAGCAAGACCTCTCCCATCATGGATGACGATTTCAAGCAGGCACTGGGCCAGGCTTTCATCAATATCGGCAACACCGAGGAGGGCAAGGAGGTCATTGCCATCTACAGCCACAACGGCTATCAGTGGGCGAAGTCCTCTGACTATGACTCTGAGCGGGCCGCTCAGGAGATGATCCAGTCTCTGAACAGCGCGGGTTAAACCCAATCAAACATGGACGACAAACGAGGGAGGG encodes:
- a CDS encoding PhnD/SsuA/transferrin family substrate-binding protein, giving the protein MKKALSLLLAGVMCIGLLAGCGGQNTEDTQGSGSTPDTSSTQESGNKTIDTLRIAFVPSREPEEIITATEPLKQMLTDELAKLGYDVGEVDITVGTSYEAVGEALAAGTADVGLIPGGTYVLYDDGCDVLLTATRDGLSIDSDNAKDWNDNAPTEPTTEQVTSYRALMIAGPSEKGKELAAKVNAGEELTWEDVSSANWSVANSSSPAGYIYPSLWLQENFGKNITDLPHAVQSDSYGSAFARLASGQVDIVCTYADARRDYEDEWTGEYGMTNSIWDDTAVVGVTPAIYNDTISVSKTSPIMDDDFKQALGQAFINIGNTEEGKEVIAIYSHNGYQWAKSSDYDSERAAQEMIQSLNSAG